From a single Rosa rugosa chromosome 7, drRosRugo1.1, whole genome shotgun sequence genomic region:
- the LOC133721771 gene encoding cullin-1-like, which translates to MQFIQLDEGLVIIEEAFQKAKRIVEGYPDTKFTSEEYMKFHACVYTLCYKPGDDNKALLHEKFKKSLEETINSTVLPSLAAKENELLLRELVLMWSNYKLMAKWLCRFFEYLDRYYSSFCCGVSLGETSIDCFRSMVFNVLHSRIQAAAMSLINEERHGKQIDPKLLQDVMSIFMEIGENRSTSYYENFVQAMLEETATFYSQSSSQWVVYDSLTDYIQKVNWCIMQEKERAGHYLHPTSVIKLIQVLQCQLLDMNALKLVEKLQSQNSSQLDYQEILSKCACLSLGEESSAPTLAEHLSALMAKSAHIH; encoded by the exons ATGCAGTTTATACAACTTGATGAAGGGTTGGTGATTATAGAAGAGGCGTTTCAGAAAGCAAAGAGGATTGTGGAAGGATACCCTGACACAAAGTTCACCtctgaagaatatatgaagttCCATGC ATGTGTTTATACTTTGTGCTATAAACCTGGGGATGACAACAAGGCGTTGCTCCACGAAAAATTTAAGAAGAGCTTGGAAGAGACCATTAATTCCACG GTACTGCCATCTTTAGCAGCCAAAGAAAATGAACTTCTGTTGAGGGAACTTGTGCTGATGTGGTCAAATTACAAGTTAATGGCTAAGTGGTTATGTAGATTCTTTGAATATCTTGACCGCTATTATAGCAGTTTTTGTTGTGGTGTTTCACTTGGTGAGACCTCGATTGATTGCTTCCGCAGTATG gTCTTCAACGTGTTGCATAGTAGAATTCAGGCAGCAGCAATGTCTTTG ATTAATGAAGAGCGTCATGGGAAGCAGATTGATCCAAAGCTGCTGCAAGATGTCATGAGTATCTTTATGGAAATTGGCGAAAACAGATCAACATCATATTATGAAAACTTTGTACAGGCTATGCTTGAAGAAACTGCCACTTTCTACTCCCAATCATCTTCTCAGTGGGTGGTTTATGACTCGTTGACCGATTATATTCAGaag GTGAACTGGTGCATAATGCAGGAAAAAGAAAGAGCTGGCCACTATCTACATCCCACATCCGTGATAAAATTAATACAG GTTTTGCAATGCCAGTTGCTGGATATGAACGCACTTAAATTGGTTGAAAAGCTACAGTCTCAGAACTCCAGTCAACTGGATTATCAG GAGATATTGTCAAAATGTGCCTGCTTAAGTCTCGGAGAGGAAAGCTCTGCACCAACTCTCGCGGAACATCTTTCTGCTTTAATGGCAAAATCAGCTCATATTCATTGA
- the LOC133721770 gene encoding cyclin-H1-1 isoform X2, which yields MADFQTSTHRSKWIFTPEQLAEKYKAANQQAIKTLEKYGVALAKVNDDGSLSYPEIAKENADKHSRPKAVTIEEEQLMRVFYETKLQEVCNNFHFPHKVQATALIYFKRFYLRWSVMQHEPKNIILTCIYAACKIEESHVSAEELGKGISQDHQMILNNELIVYQSLEFDLIVYAPYRSVQGFIHDMEESCGLEDDQLPMLQTLRDTAKMDVDKIMLTDAPLLFPPGQVRRYKFPSDKEILHINRKLKSCWGQSSRDESKKRDKKSKHKSKRGSNEAQNVT from the exons ATGGCCGATTTCCAGACCTCGACTCACCGAAGCAAGTGGATCTTCACGCCCGAACAGCTG GCCGAAAAATACAAGGCTGCGAATCAACAAGCAATAAAAACATTGGAAAAG TATGGAGTAGCACTAGCGAAAGTAAATGATGACGGGTCATTATCGTACCCCGAAATTGCAAAAGAGAATG CTGACAAGCATTCTCGTCCAAAAGCGGTTACCATTGAAGAGGAGCAATTGATGAGAGTATTTTATGAAACTAAACTTCAAGAAGTGTGTAACAACTTTCATTTCCCTCATAAAGTTCAG GCAACAGCTCTCATATATTTTAAAAGGTTTTATCTAAGATGGTCAGTTATGCAACATGAACCAAAAAATATAAT ATTAACCTGTATATATGCGGCTTGTAAGATAGAAGAAAGCCATGTATCAGCAGAGGAGCTTGGTAAGGGGATCTCACAGGATCATCAAATGATACTCAATAATGAGTTGATAGTTTATCAG AGTTTGGAATTTGATCTTATTGTCTATGCACCGTATCGCTCAGTTCAAGGTTTTATCCATGATATGGAG GAATCCTGCGGATTAGAGGATGACCAGCTTCCAATGCTTCAG ACTTTGCGGGACACTGCAAAGATGGATGTTGATAAAATCATGCTCACAGATGCACCACTTCTATTCCCTCCTGGGCAG GTAAGGAGATACAAATTTCCTTCTGACAAGGAAATCCTGCACATCAATCGGAAACTGAAATCTTGTTGGGGTCAAAGTTCGCGTGACGA AAGCAAGAAACGGGATAAGAAATCGAAGCACAAGTCCAAGAGGGGTTCAAATGAAGCACAAAATGTAACTTGA
- the LOC133721770 gene encoding cyclin-H1-1 isoform X1: MADFQTSTHRSKWIFTPEQLAEKYKAANQQAIKTLEKYGVALAKVNDDGSLSYPEIAKENADKHSRPKAVTIEEEQLMRVFYETKLQEVCNNFHFPHKVQATALIYFKRFYLRWSVMQHEPKNIILTCIYAACKIEESHVSAEELGKGISQDHQMILNNELIVYQSLEFDLIVYAPYRSVQGFIHDMEESCGLEDDQLPMLQTLRDTAKMDVDKIMLTDAPLLFPPGQLALAALRSANQVHRVVDFDRYLESMLSRKSSAHTISELVESLNAIDSWVRRYKFPSDKEILHINRKLKSCWGQSSRDESKKRDKKSKHKSKRGSNEAQNVT; encoded by the exons ATGGCCGATTTCCAGACCTCGACTCACCGAAGCAAGTGGATCTTCACGCCCGAACAGCTG GCCGAAAAATACAAGGCTGCGAATCAACAAGCAATAAAAACATTGGAAAAG TATGGAGTAGCACTAGCGAAAGTAAATGATGACGGGTCATTATCGTACCCCGAAATTGCAAAAGAGAATG CTGACAAGCATTCTCGTCCAAAAGCGGTTACCATTGAAGAGGAGCAATTGATGAGAGTATTTTATGAAACTAAACTTCAAGAAGTGTGTAACAACTTTCATTTCCCTCATAAAGTTCAG GCAACAGCTCTCATATATTTTAAAAGGTTTTATCTAAGATGGTCAGTTATGCAACATGAACCAAAAAATATAAT ATTAACCTGTATATATGCGGCTTGTAAGATAGAAGAAAGCCATGTATCAGCAGAGGAGCTTGGTAAGGGGATCTCACAGGATCATCAAATGATACTCAATAATGAGTTGATAGTTTATCAG AGTTTGGAATTTGATCTTATTGTCTATGCACCGTATCGCTCAGTTCAAGGTTTTATCCATGATATGGAG GAATCCTGCGGATTAGAGGATGACCAGCTTCCAATGCTTCAG ACTTTGCGGGACACTGCAAAGATGGATGTTGATAAAATCATGCTCACAGATGCACCACTTCTATTCCCTCCTGGGCAG TTGGCCTTGGCTGCGCTGCGTAGTGCAAATCAGGTGCACAGAGTTGTTGACTTTGACAG ATACCTGGAGAGCATGCTCTCTCGTAAGAGTTCTGCACATACCATTTCAGAGCTAGTTGAATCCCTTAATGCAATTGATTCTTGG GTAAGGAGATACAAATTTCCTTCTGACAAGGAAATCCTGCACATCAATCGGAAACTGAAATCTTGTTGGGGTCAAAGTTCGCGTGACGA AAGCAAGAAACGGGATAAGAAATCGAAGCACAAGTCCAAGAGGGGTTCAAATGAAGCACAAAATGTAACTTGA